ATTGGAGATCAACTTGTTAGTCTACAACATTTGAAGCACCTGTAAGTTATTTCATTTGGTGTCATTTTATATACGAAAATGTAAAAAATATTGAGATTATCACTCATAGTTTCTGTTTGTATAGAGATCTTAGCTCTAACCAATTTCATGGCGAGATACCAAATAGCTTGCCACATAATCTCACAGACTTGTAAGATGAATATCGTTGTGAATTAGTTTTCCTATTCAGAGCAAGAAATTAGCTCATTATCTCACAAACTGTGCTCCTTGTTTTGGTTGATATAGAAATTTGGCATGCAATAACTTTACTCAAAGCATTCCCGCTTCTGTGAGTTCAATGAAACATCTCAGGCACCTGTAAGCAGCTTCTTTTTTCTATCAGTAttttggttatttcattctcAGAGTCCTAACAAGTGTTCTTTTGTTGCAGAAATATGAGCCAGAACCTACTGTCTGGACCACTGGCAGATGTCTTTGGGGGCTTGGACAATCTTATAATGATGTATGATATATATTTCTTGTTCTTGATTTCTTTTTCCTAGTTTTTATTTGGAAGCAAACTGTGATCTCTGCTCAAAATCGATTATCTGCCTTCTGTAATTGAATGAGACACAGCTTCAGCTTCAAGCCTTCATTGCCATATTTTTAATGTGTAGCGAGATCTCTGCTCGAGATTCAAGTTTGTAATTAGTGCGGCATGTCTTGAATTCCATTGTTTATACTAATCTGTCATTTATCAATAGATGTCTCTCTCTATATGATACTTCTGACTTTAGAAGGTGATCAACCGAAATATGAGTTAGAATACTTGCATTATGTATGCAAATTCAGGAGGTACTTTCTATAAACAAATAGATGAGGTAAACAAAGGTGCATAAGACAATGCTGTATAGGGTTGAAGTAGTAAAGAAATTGAGCTTGGCAAGAAAATTTTACGTACAAAAATTTGTTTCAACAGGGATCTGTCACACAACAAGTTCAGTGGAGATTTACCTGCTTCATTTCGAGCTCTGAAGAACCTTACAAAATTGTAAGTTTTTTCACAACTGTCAGCATTTCTACCAGTTGCATATTCCATTAGTACAATGAGGTACTTTTGGCAGGTATCTTCAGAGCAATGAATTCACTGGATCAGTAATTTTTCTGGCTGACCTTCATCTACATGACCTGTGAGTTATCAGTTTTGATGAGTGTATCTATTGAAGTTTAAATTCTAAGACACTCAAATTGCTCAATTGTGTCTATTCCAGGAACATTGAAGATAATCATTTTAGTGGTGTTATTCCTGGGAGCTTTCAAAATATAAACAACTTATGGTAAAAACTCTGGATTCAAAGTCTATTTGTTGGTATATTTTACCCTACTTGACGTTTGGCTTTGTGTCTTTCCCTAATAATCAGGATTGGGGGTAATCGGTTTCACAGTGGAGGAGCAGACTATCTTCCCTGGAAGTTTCCTACTGATGTTATGCCCAATATTTCTAGTcctccaacaacaaaatcaagtGCCATTGAGAAATATCCTTCTCATGAAACAGGAGACAACAGAAAGAAAAGACCAGGCTCTGGAGGAATAGTTATTATGGTTGTTGGAGCTGTACTGACTGTATTTGGTGCAGCAGTCTTTATCACTTTCCGGATTCGTCGATCCCAAAAACAGACACTCGACAGCATAAGAGGCAGCATAAGTTCATTGCAGTCTCTTCCAATCAGTGCACCCCAAGGTCAGATATAATTCTTCAGAAACCACTTCATTTTACAGTTAGATGCCTTGTACAATTTTATGAAATTATATTATCATGAATTACAATCTTGATAATGCCTAATGTATACGCCAATGATAATGCACCCTTTTTCCTGTGAAAATGAACCACATTTCTTATAGATATTTTCTCTGTTTGTGCTTTTCATTTTACCAGTCACCACTGGTCCTTTAGCTGCTCAATACGATAGCCCAGATTCCTCCAGCAGTGACTCTCCTCCACTGATTTCCTCATGGCAATTGCCACCTGCACCGACCATGACTCTGAAAAtgtcaaaaagaagaagtttCTCCAAGAAGTGCAAAATCCCAATATGTGCCAAACACTATACAGTAGCAGAGTTGCAGTTGGCCACAAGTAATTTCAGTCCCGGTAATCTGCTTGGTGAAGGAACCCTTGGTTCTGTTTATAGAGCAGATTTCCCTGATGGACAGGTATATCCTAGCAGCGACTTCCCACACGTAACCAAGAGAATTTTTTACAAAGTTTTCTTACTCTTGTTACTTCTTGGTTGTGCAAGATTCTGGCTGTCAAGAACATTAAAACTGTAGCACTCTCCATAACTGAGGAAGAACAATTTATGGATGTGATTCGAACTGCATCCCGTTTGAGGCACCCTAATATCGTTGCACTTATTGGATATTGTGTGGGGCATGGCAATCACCTCCTTGTGTATGAGTACATAAGGAATGTGACACTTGATGATGCCTTGCACAGTGTTCTGTGCATGCCTCTGACTTGGAGCCTCCGACTCCGCATTGCCATTGGCGTTGCTAGGGCATTGAAGTAAGTAAACAATACTAGCTTTCATTGTCATTGTAATTGTGACTGCAAATACTGCAAGGTGGATGAGGATAAATGTTTTAAGTACTCTCCTGTTGTTCATGGCTTTAATCATTCCACTTACATTTTCAGTTACTTGCATACGTTCTGTGTCCCTCCCATCACCCATAGCAATCTAAAGGCTGCCAACATCTTGCTTGATGAAGATCTTAACCCTCGTATTTGTGATTGTGGACTAGCTGTCCTAAGACCACTGGCCAGCAACAGTGTTAAAATCAAGGTACCTTCTTTACACTTATAACCTTTCTTCACTACTAGTATTATTATTGATGATTAGTAAAGAACTGCTCAGAGAAATGCTGAGTAAACTAGAATGACAGCACAAGTTTTTCAACATACTCACTAGCAATTACTGTCATTGTTACTGGTGCAAGACAGGCTTCTGAGATGGCTATTGAAGATAGTGGCTATGTTGCGCCTGAGCATGTCAAACGTGGAAGTGGCAACCCAAAGGCTGACATCTATTCCTTTGGTGTGCTGCTTCTTGAACTTTTAACTGGAAGGCGCCCTTTTGACAGGTTTCTTCCACTTGCCAACTTTCTCTCAACTTTGTCAAAAACCATTATTTggttgctgaagttttttttctcttttcctgtTACGAATGCAGTTCAAAACCAAAAGGAGAGCAGTCACTGGTAGAATGGGCTTCTTCCAAGCTTCATGACAGTGAGTCTTTGTTGGACATGGTTGATCCTACCATAAAGAGAACAATTTCCTCCAGGGCTCTCTCATCTTATGCTGACATCATTTCCCAATGCATTCAGGTTTGTACAGTACACCATACACACTACAATTGAGTGAACTTCACTAGAATCTGCTTGGTTCCTAGAGAAGACTACTCTAATGTACCCCCAAAACTATGATAATAAATCTTTTCAGATAAAGGTTTCAACTGACAATCATCCTTAACTTTTGTGTCTGTTGCTGAAAAACATGCGCAGCCAGAAAAGGAATTCCGTCCTCAAATGGCTGAAGTTGTGCATTCACTAGTGTCAGTGTTACAGAAGTCTGGGCCAGAAAAAGCAAAGTCTGGAAAAGATAAAGCCACAGCAGAAGGCAATGAGGTTGACCCCTTTGAGCGATCCTTTCGTTCAACCAACAGCCGCTTTTTTGCCTCACCAACTGCAAGCTACTACTCCATCTGATGATCCTCTGCAATGTGCTGAATACCACTttgtatagttcttttcatgctaaGGACTTCTTCACAACCATTTCCATTCTTTTATGGTGACGTGATTTTGTAGCTCCAGTTCTATTTTAGGCCTCGCTCAATGCCAATAAAATTGTAGCATCAGAATGGATGATTGTAACATAAAGTTGCAATGCTCGTATAGCCTCTATAGAATTTAATGCATACATTGATTTTTCGAGAGAGTACATCCCTCGTATCTTGCTTTTACCAGATTCTAGTATTGTTTGCCAGATTTATTTTCACCAAAAGAAGAGCAAACTCGTTTATCTTTCTACTGTGGGAATATATAGCATTTCAAAATACCAACATTTTAGATCACACTACGAACTCAGATTCAACTGTTTCGCAGCCAATAAAGACAATTGACTGGACGGTACTTCAACAAAAATGTTACATACTTGAGAACAATAGAAATGCGATCGAGGAATAAGGATATAAGAACATTAAGAGTTTGTCGTATTCCACCCAACAGGAACGAATCCAGTGGTATCAAAGGTGAAAATCAGAAAAAACATTCTGAAGTTAATTGAGGATTTAAGCGCAAAGCACAAATAAAGAAGGGCGCAattaaaggaaaaggaaaagaaacattTATGTAGTTCAGTTATGATAAACTATAAACCCAGACAACAGTTATCTAACTGATAAATTGAAATACTATAACTAGATGAAATATTGTTTGCTTGCTGTCGttcttttcaaaacaaaacaataagCGACAGTAAGGCGTGTGTCTTAGAGCCTTGGTGCTAGCATTGAAGCATCGATTAAGCAAAGAAGAAGCGCTCAGCCTATTATGCACCTAGCTTTAGGCCTTGAACAAACCTCAACCGAACCTTTGACAACACAAAACTAATACCAGTTGCTAGTATAACATTCAACGCTTATGAAATAGAAGTTTGGGCATGAAATAGAATTAGGATAATTAGCACAATGGCATTCCATGGGAGCACAACGAAGTTGATTTCTTATGTCTTTTCATTCGGGGAAGAGGGGGTGTGAAGCAGTGCCAAACCAAAATACCCTGTGGTTTGCAAAATTCAggttcaattgtgtgtatttctAACTTCTACAGTATCAACAACAATTAGAGTTACATGATGTATAAGAGTTGCTCTAGCCTTCTAACACTAGCTGCTAATTAACAATGCATTAATCTCTCCTATGATGTTGACAGGCCGTCCGTCAAACATGGATGAAAGTGTACTCTCACAAAGTTTCTTCAGTTCCCTGGTCTTCGCAATAGCTGCTTCCTGCATAAGAAAAAACCAAATTTCAAGAAAAAAATTACGAATGCAAGAGAGAAAGAGCAGGCAGGGGACTTCTGCTATGGTTTACTTCACCACATTTTTATTTCCTTTCGGAGATATGAACAGATATTATCGAGGTTATTTCAAAAGGCACTGATAGTGgtgctctttttctttttggcgGGAGGGATAACTATTCGAAAAAATGTATTGCAAAGCCAACATACATATCTAGCATAAACTTACAGCATTGTGAAGTTCAGAAGATCTGTAAGAATTACTGTAATTGACAACAAAAGCACAGGAAAAGTTGAAGTCTAAAAGACACTGTATGTACACAAGGTTCCATAATTTACTTGGCCCCTTGTCAGGGATCGGAAACCTTTGAAAATCCGAAAAAGCATGTTATGAAATTATGAGAATGTTttctactttttggtatacttcttGTGTACGGGCATTTTTATGCCCACACTTTTAATCAAATTATTACTTTATCCAAAATAATGAAATTATGagaacataaataatactttaaACTCAAAGTAGCTACACATTTTTGCAATTAATGCAAATCACACTACACAAAACTGGAAGGGAAATAAAATAAGAAACTCACTTGTTTTGGCCAAGATGAAGACATTGAATTCTGAAGTTCCATACGCCTAGTAGACAAGTCCTTTAATCCGTCCTTTAACTTGGCTTCCTGACGCTTTTTCTCCTCCAAAGTATTGAGCAACCGATCCAAAAACCTGGAATTAGGATTAATACAGCAGTCAGCATGCAATTTTAACACAAATAGTTAAATCTGCAGTCCACAAACTTCATAGAATAATGATCTAGTATTAGTGTCTGGAAACCATCTCATCATGATGACAACAGAAGTGAGCTATTACTCCATCAAAAGTTGAATGCCATAAACTTCAAGAGTGAATAGATTACTGAACTTACAAAGttaatgtttttttttataaGATTACTAAACTTATAAAGTTTATGTATACTTTGCAGTTTAAAACAAAAGATATATTGGGGGCATGCAGATTCAAGAACTTTGCATGTCATAAAGAtctgaaaaaggaagaaaatatacTATTCAACTTGCAACAGAAAACAAATTTCATGGAATCCATAACTAATCAGTACCTTTTGGAGTTGAGGATCATGATCATGTCCCTTGTTTTCCTATTTGTAAGCAATGAAATGGCTGAGGAAACGTCAGATAGCATTGTCTGAATTATATCAGAAGAGTACTGCTGCAGAACAAGCGGAGCAACTGCTTGGACTTGATGTTGTAAAGACGTAGTTTCTTCGTTCCTTAGCTCAATCAACCGTTGATTCAAGAATGCTTTCACCTGATGGCCAAGCATCAAACAATAGATGTCAGAAACCGTCAAACCCACCAGGCAAAACGACTCAACGAAGACATTGAAAGTTCAAATTGACGACAACCTAATCAAGCGGCCTCAATAATAGAGCCTATTTCCAGCACAAAAGTTGATAAACTAGTGCCGAACAAAGAAAAAATGTCTAAAGATACTAATCAAATAAAAGAGGATAACACCATTCATACAGACCTCAAATAAGTCATCAAGTATCTTATTCCTGTACTCTGTCTCTAGTAGAGGACTCCTCTCTGCAGTTAAATTGTTTTGAAGAGAACGTAGTTCCACAGCATTATTTTGTGAACTGTCTTCTTCAATCACATCGACTTGAGGATTGTCAACACTTATATCCCAAGATATTTCTGATGCAGAGACCTCAGGAGCTGAGAATCCTTCTTCATTTGCGGTCTGATGAGATTCTACACTGTCATTACGAGGAGATGGCAAAATATCGCTTGCATTAACAATCTCATAGGGACCCAAACCATTTCCATTTTCTTCTGTTTCTTCCACAGTGCCAATGTCCCAATCAATTTGAGAGCTATCTAAAGTAATATCCCAGTCAATCCCATCAGCTGCAATATCAGTTTCTACAGTCATTTGACCTAAGTCATTATATCCTCCTTGAGCTTTCATAACCTCCAATACTTCAGAGCTTATGGAAACATCAGTCGAAGGGGGCCTTTCACGAACACTCCTCAGATTTAGTAACACAACAGCAGCGGTTTTCTGCAACCAGAACAAACAACTTAAGTAATCCATGCTACACCAAACACTGATGCTACACTAACAACAGATATAGGGAAAGAAAGTCACAAAGTTCGTCGCCTACATCCTTTTCTGTATGAGCATCTTTGACAAAATCTGAGTAAAACTCAGTAGCCCGTGAGACAGAATCACCATTAAGTACTTCCAAGATTCTGCTAAATGTGGTTGGAAGAGATTTAGTGGCAGTTTCTAAAAGTTCTGACCTCACATTTATTCCCTGAATAGAAGAGAAAAGTATAATATAAATGGAAAGAAAGATGAATAAAAAGGCTAATCCAATGGTAACAGAGTCAAGCAAGCTAAAACCTGCAGGCCCAGCTCCTGACAAGCCTCTACATATTTAGACGCCGAAACAGCTGCATTTCTTTTTATATCAGTTTCTTTGCGCTCCAATTCAGCTAGTTGCTGCTGTGTCTTCTGAATCTGCTTCTTATGATAGGGGCTACAAAATAATCATAGGGCTCTTAGACATCTTGATAGAAAATTACTACAGTCAAATCATAGCTTAATTTGTTTTGCTAGTAGTGTGATAAAGTTAGCAAATTTACATCTCATAGTTAACATTTTGGACCATAGTCTGAGCAGCTTCACCAAGGAAAATGTATTCCTTCTCATAGGCACGCACTATTGCTTCCCAAACACCCTGACAAGAGTCAAAACAAGATCACGTTATATTGGAAACAAACAAACATATACATATCGtgtgagaaagagagagagagagagagagagtaggtCTTACAGCATCACCTGAAAGCCGACCAAAAATATTACGGCTTTCTGGAGCTGACTTCAGAAGAATCTCATATATTTTTTTGGCTTCCAAATAACCGATCCCTGAAAATTAATGTTCAATCAATATACTTTCGTGCTCAGCAAAAGTGGAGTGTATAAAATATCTTCTTTGGAACCACAGAGAATTGATGCAACCAAAACGTCACTTAATAGTATGCCAGCAGCTGAAATTTCCACCAATTTTTGTTGTTGGTTTTTTTTCCTCTGACAAGTGAATTTTCCATCAAATTATAccaattttcttttaaattataCTAGTTAGTAGTTACACCTTGTTTGGATGGTTTTTACCTATTGttttgtatcgtattgttactttataTACAATGTTTGCTTTGATTGTTACTTAAGTTTTATCGTATCATGTAACGATGAAAAGTGTCACTTTacgtaacgaccgatttggtgtgctCACACCGTTACCTTGTTTTTCCTCTCATCTTACCcttccttattattaaataattcttTTTTATCCTTTACCCCACCTTTTTTTATAATAATTCTGACTCGTACCCTACTTTTTCTAGTAATATTGCAAGTTTTTTCTTTATATTTGTtggtgcgtgatatcatgaaaTAACGGCAAACAATACAATTTATCCAAACGTTGTATTCATTAAAATAATACAGTACAATAGAATACAATAAATTACGAAACAATACGCAACAAAAATCCAAACAAGCCGTTAGGTCCATGAAAGGAGCATAAAAGGTCAGAAAGTGAATGGCAAACATACTTCAAATATCATCCTCTACCTGGTTTTAACAACAAAAAAGTATATAAGAAAAGATTATCGGTTCTTAACTAACAGAAAGATGTATGCCTATCCAAAATTGTACGTAACATTTTTCCagttcctcttttttttctttcttttttctataATTGTTAGCATTTTCGAATGAGAGCCTTGAAGCAACGGTAAAGTTATatccgtgtgacctataggtcacaggtTCGAGCCGCAGAAGCAACTACTGATGCTTGGATTAGGGTAGGTTGTTTACATCACACTCTTAGGGGTGCGGCCCTTCCCAGGATCCTGCGTGAACgcgggatgctttgtgcaccgggctGTCCTTTAATTGTTAGCACTTTTTACGgttcttaataaaataattagcaAATACACTTTCACCTCCAGTTGTATTTTCAGTTTCTCAAAGAACTAATATAgcctgtttcttcttcttcttcaaaaacaaaAGAAGAGGAGCCAACATAGCCTGTTCTTATTAATGTTATACAAAAGGTCGAACAAAAAGAATTCTTGGTTTTAACCTCTAATTCTAAGATGGTTCAGCTAGTTTACAACTTAGTATGGCAGTACACTGATAAACAAAATCAACACTAACTGATACTCCCTCCGTCCAAATTTATGTAAGGGTGTTtggagtttaagaaagaaagaaaaacttctgaAACTTGTAGTTTAGAACAAATTAGAGACATTTCTTTTTGGGAcagattaaaaaggaaaaattatCACATAAATTGGAGGGAGAGTACTATTTCGAGGTACCAGCAAGGCAGCAACTAGGTCACGAGCTGAGCACACTTGATTATTATCAAATTCTAGGGCTTAAAAGCATAAATTCTTACAAGCCTGAATTGTTACATCATAAAATTCATGGGAAAAGGAAGAATTTTACAgctaaaataaaaacaaagaaaccacaaaaagaaaaagaaataaaaaaaaaaaaccttcaaCATCAAGAGTGTGAAAGTAAGGATCAATGTCTTTAGGCAGCGAAGCGAACGACATCGTAATCTTAGCTCTCACAGCCGCAAGTCGCTTCCGCCAATCCGCCGGAATTCTCTTCCGATCAGCCAACCACTCTTCAATCCGATAATCAAATTCATCAGAAAAATGATTGAcagaagaaaaataaataagcaaTTTAGGATTTTATCGAATTTCATTTATTTGTTAGTTGATTTTTTTTACCTCCGAGGCGAGCGAATGCTATGTCGACTGGAAGATTACGAATATCGTCTTGGCTCTGCATTTCTCCGGAAAATATTCACtgcttgatttttttttcttaggGAATTGCCGGAGATCGCCGGAGTTTCACAGTGATAGCAAAGAAATGGGTCTCTATATGCTAACGTGCGCCATGGAGTAATGGAGTTGTCAACTCTTAGCTGCAGTGAAGGCAATGGGTTGGGTAATAATCATGGGCCTAAACAAAGCCCAACATAAAAGGTCATTTTGGGCCTTGCAGTTTTGTGCGTTAAGACAGTAAAGCacgggcatttgcatctatacccgctttttgtgtcacattttaacttgtgtccgctttgcaaaataaaattgcaagcgtacccgctttttcgcataacttcaacatacggggctgaagtagcaaagacaatcacgcaaaacttcagcattctagtagtcgggcctgaagttcagctctagagctgaagtttttttaccacatattaatattacatactagagctgaagttttttaccacatattaatattacatactagagctgaagtttctgtattgtaactgggaaacttcagctctagggcTGAAGTTTCTGTGTTGTAACTTGGAAACTTCAGCTCCAAAGCAGTTTCTATCTAGCTACAATTTCCTCTTCTTTTTATGGTTAATTATCGTGGCTGCAAGTCTGGTCGAAAGTTTCACAATATTCTGAAGGAAAACTAACCAACTTTTTATGGTTAATTATCGTGGCTGCAAGTCATGTCTTGCATTGCCACAACGTAAATAGGGCTGAAGTTTTCATGTGAATATGAGTTTATCCACAGTTAGTGGCTGCTCAAGTATCTAATATTTTCAAGTGTGACAATACGCACCAGTTATCGAAATCAAAGGAAGCAACGGAACTGGATTTGCATTCACGGCTGGTATCAGGTTTTggcaaagaagaagaaagaagaaaaggaggaggaggctgaagttatttaaaaactgggtacaaattaaaagttttttaaaaaatgggtataggttaaatgggggcgaccaaataggcgccccgtgcaatttttatgTAAAGCACAGGGTACTCTATTTGGTCGCCCCATTAACcgatacccattttttaaaaacttttaattTTTACTCACTTTTTATAAAACTTCAGCCcactttctcctcctccttctccttctcctcctcctcctcctgcttcttcttcttcttcttcttcttcttcttcttcttcttcttcttcttcttcttcttcttcttcttcttcttcttcttcttcttcttcttttttggacTCACATTTTACACAGAGTGGTAGAGGCCAATTCAGCCGCAACATGTTCTCAAGAAATGTTTACTGTGAGTATGGGTATTGATGAATGTTTGTACAAGGCCCAGTCAAGAATATGTTGAGGAGAATGGTTGGAGAAACAACATGAACTTGGTATCCAGAAGAACCAAGACAAGGAACTACGTTACTGTAATCATATGGTACAGAAGTAGCAGAACAATTGAATAGGACTGTAGGATCTTCGACATTTTTGAAATTAGATTGTGATAATTAGTTTTGATAGCTTGGCTATTATGCACTCGTTAGGATCATAAATGTGAATTTGCTGTGAGATATAATCAATTTCTTCAACAATTAAGTGATCAGAAAGGGAAGTTCGAGGATGGTGTCCTTTTGATAGTTGCACTGTAGTTCAAAACCAGGATAGCTGAAGTTCTAAACAGTTGGCCTCTTGAAGTAAGAGCTGAAGTTTGCcaattacaaaataaaaacttcagctctagagctgaagttcgccagttacaaaaacaaaaacttcagctctagagctgaagttcgccagttacaaacaaaaacttcagctctagagctaaagtttgctagttacaaaacaaaaacttcagctttagagctgaacttccggcccgactactagaatgctaaagttttgcgtgattgcctttgctacttcagccccgtatgctgaagttatgcaaaaagcgggtacgcttgcaatttttt
This sequence is a window from Nicotiana sylvestris chromosome 3, ASM39365v2, whole genome shotgun sequence. Protein-coding genes within it:
- the LOC104243981 gene encoding CDK5RAP3 protein homolog, with protein sequence MQSQDDIRNLPVDIAFARLGEWLADRKRIPADWRKRLAAVRAKITMSFASLPKDIDPYFHTLDVEGIGYLEAKKIYEILLKSAPESRNIFGRLSGDAGVWEAIVRAYEKEYIFLGEAAQTMVQNVNYEIPYHKKQIQKTQQQLAELERKETDIKRNAAVSASKYVEACQELGLQGINVRSELLETATKSLPTTFSRILEVLNGDSVSRATEFYSDFVKDAHTEKDKTAAVVLLNLRSVRERPPSTDVSISSEVLEVMKAQGGYNDLGQMTVETDIAADGIDWDITLDSSQIDWDIGTVEETEENGNGLGPYEIVNASDILPSPRNDSVESHQTANEEGFSAPEVSASEISWDISVDNPQVDVIEEDSSQNNAVELRSLQNNLTAERSPLLETEYRNKILDDLFEVKAFLNQRLIELRNEETTSLQHQVQAVAPLVLQQYSSDIIQTMLSDVSSAISLLTNRKTRDMIMILNSKRFLDRLLNTLEEKKRQEAKLKDGLKDLSTRRMELQNSMSSSWPKQEAAIAKTRELKKLCESTLSSMFDGRPVNIIGEINALLISS
- the LOC104243989 gene encoding protein STRUBBELIG-RECEPTOR FAMILY 2 isoform X1, which translates into the protein MLLCTMAKQRNLGLVTAAILLFGVLFFQAFARTDDLQVQALRDLYRALNSPTELKNWKLEGGDPCEESWTGVSCYQSSVIEIKLQGLNLTGNIGDQLVSLQHLKHLDLSSNQFHGEIPNSLPHNLTDLNLACNNFTQSIPASVSSMKHLRHLNMSQNLLSGPLADVFGGLDNLIMMDLSHNKFSGDLPASFRALKNLTKLYLQSNEFTGSVIFLADLHLHDLNIEDNHFSGVIPGSFQNINNLWIGGNRFHSGGADYLPWKFPTDVMPNISSPPTTKSSAIEKYPSHETGDNRKKRPGSGGIVIMVVGAVLTVFGAAVFITFRIRRSQKQTLDSIRGSISSLQSLPISAPQVTTGPLAAQYDSPDSSSSDSPPLISSWQLPPAPTMTLKMSKRRSFSKKCKIPICAKHYTVAELQLATSNFSPGNLLGEGTLGSVYRADFPDGQILAVKNIKTVALSITEEEQFMDVIRTASRLRHPNIVALIGYCVGHGNHLLVYEYIRNVTLDDALHSVLCMPLTWSLRLRIAIGVARALNYLHTFCVPPITHSNLKAANILLDEDLNPRICDCGLAVLRPLASNSVKIKASEMAIEDSGYVAPEHVKRGSGNPKADIYSFGVLLLELLTGRRPFDSSKPKGEQSLVEWASSKLHDSESLLDMVDPTIKRTISSRALSSYADIISQCIQPEKEFRPQMAEVVHSLVSVLQKSGPEKAKSGKDKATAEGNEVDPFERSFRSTNSRFFASPTASYYSI
- the LOC104243989 gene encoding protein STRUBBELIG-RECEPTOR FAMILY 2 isoform X2 translates to MLLCTMAKQRNLGLVTAAILLFGVLFFQAFARTDDLQVQALRDLYRALNSPTELKNWKLEGGDPCEESWTGVSCYQSSVIEIKLQGLNLTGNIGDQLVSLQHLKHLNLACNNFTQSIPASVSSMKHLRHLNMSQNLLSGPLADVFGGLDNLIMMDLSHNKFSGDLPASFRALKNLTKLYLQSNEFTGSVIFLADLHLHDLNIEDNHFSGVIPGSFQNINNLWIGGNRFHSGGADYLPWKFPTDVMPNISSPPTTKSSAIEKYPSHETGDNRKKRPGSGGIVIMVVGAVLTVFGAAVFITFRIRRSQKQTLDSIRGSISSLQSLPISAPQVTTGPLAAQYDSPDSSSSDSPPLISSWQLPPAPTMTLKMSKRRSFSKKCKIPICAKHYTVAELQLATSNFSPGNLLGEGTLGSVYRADFPDGQILAVKNIKTVALSITEEEQFMDVIRTASRLRHPNIVALIGYCVGHGNHLLVYEYIRNVTLDDALHSVLCMPLTWSLRLRIAIGVARALNYLHTFCVPPITHSNLKAANILLDEDLNPRICDCGLAVLRPLASNSVKIKASEMAIEDSGYVAPEHVKRGSGNPKADIYSFGVLLLELLTGRRPFDSSKPKGEQSLVEWASSKLHDSESLLDMVDPTIKRTISSRALSSYADIISQCIQPEKEFRPQMAEVVHSLVSVLQKSGPEKAKSGKDKATAEGNEVDPFERSFRSTNSRFFASPTASYYSI